A genomic window from Nicotiana tomentosiformis unplaced genomic scaffold, ASM39032v3 Un00241, whole genome shotgun sequence includes:
- the LOC104089522 gene encoding beta-glucuronosyltransferase GlcAT14C-like, with the protein MMLKMFISWNWTSRQGIHQRLSILVAAALLLLVVGVLCSRFEYSMTNIPDQTSTIVIDDTSIQRIHPSKGPGDPPILAYWIFGFRGESKRMLRLLKAVYHPRNQYLLHLLDGEDEERMELALSVESERVFRAFGNVNVVGKSYAVNYHNMESGASALAAMLHAAALLLRISPLWDWFFTLSSSDYPLFTQDDILFAFTSLPRDINFVGFTNWTTDQKGQHNFNRIVVDPSLYSKRATNLHYAVETRELPTTFDIFGGSPWMALSRALMEHCIKGWDNFPRKLLMYYANVVSPLESYFQTVLCNSPEFRNTIVNQDLRCSVPINVSNYDNLVHKVGAIFARPFKEGDPTLDELDRYILNRSQQGVVPGKWCNNIGNYSSCSNSTNWDDIDSLDPGFYGQKLQNILSNFTAGNRHMVVNHCHGSSH; encoded by the exons ATGATGCTTAAGATGTTTATTTCCTGGAATTGGACAAGTCGTCAAGGTATTCATCAACGGCTTTCTATTTTGGTTGCAGCAGCTTTGCTACTTTTAGTTGTAGGAGTACTCTGCAGCAGATTTGAGTACAGTATGACGAATATTCCAGATCAAACTAGTACTATTGTAATTGATGATACGTCAATACAGAGAATCCATCCGTCAAAAGGGCCTGGTGACCCTCCGATCCTCGCTTATTGGATTTTTGGTTTTAGAGGGGAAAGTAAACGAATGTTGAGACTGTTAAAAGCAGTGTATCACCCAAGAAACCAGTACCTTTTACACCTTCTCGATGGGGAAGACGAAGAGAGGATGGAATTAGCCCTTTCTGTTGAATCTGAACGTGTGTTTCGGGCTTTTGGAAATGTGAACGTCGTCGGTAAAAGTTATGCAGTGAACTATCACAATATGGAATCGGGCGCCTCTGCTCTCGCTGCCATGCTTCACGCCGCCGCCTTGCTCCTTCGAATTAGTCCATTATGGGATTGGTTTTTCACCTTAAGCTCTTCCGACTACCCACTTTTTACTCAAGACG ATATCTTGTTTGCTTTTACTTCCTTGCCAAGGGATATCAATTTCGTTGGCTTCACCAATTGGACTACTGACCAGAAGGG GCAGCATAATTTCAATCGGATTGTTGTTGACCCCAGCCTATACTCAAAACGGGCTACTAACCTTCACTATGCTGTAGAGACTAGAGAACTACCAACAACTTTTGATATATTTGGAG GTTCCCCTTGGATGGCATTGAGCAGAGCCCTTATGGAACACTGCATCAAAGGTTGGGACAACTTTCCCCGGAAATTACTAATGTACTACGCCAATGTTGTCTCTCCTCTCGAATCCTACTTTCAGACTGTGCTATGCAATTCCCCAGAATTTAGAAATACCATAGTAAACCAGGATCTCAGGTGCTCCGTTCCTATAAATGTCTCAAACTACGACAATCTTGTGCACAAAGTGGGGGCAATATTTGCTAGGCCATTTAAAGAAGGTGATCCTACTTTAGACGAGCTCGACAGGTATATCTTAAATCGCTCGCAGCAGGGGGTGGTGCCCGGGAAATGGTGCAACAATATAGGAAACTATTCTTCTTGTTCTAATTCTACTAATTGGGATGACATTGATTCATTGGACCCTGGATTTTATGGCCAAAAGCTTCAAAATATTCTGTCCAATTTTACTGCTGGAAACCGTCATATGGTAGTCAATCATTGTCACGGCAGTTCACATTAA